The following proteins come from a genomic window of Negativicutes bacterium:
- a CDS encoding ABC transporter ATP-binding protein codes for MNHVNLEIPEGKLICLLGPSGCGKSTTLFAIAGLQELTEGKIYFGDDDVTNQDTQERGIGLVFQNYALYPHMTVAGNISFPLKNAKWSKEAIEARVNEVAKVVQIGELLDRKPAQLSGGQQQRVAIARALAKNPKILLLDEPLSNLDAKLRHSTREEIKRIQKATGITTIFVTHDQEEAMTISDEIVIMEAGSFRQQGQPQDVYEKPSNIFVAGFIGSPTMNFFEGRFENNGVWVDQYRIASHSGQSGKVAVGVRAESIRLAEQGLKGHVTNVELLGRERMCRVELENGVAVAMVTSIDTIIEDESDIVVDFAPGKVYLFDSETGLALARI; via the coding sequence GTGAATCATGTGAATTTGGAAATCCCCGAGGGAAAATTGATCTGCTTGCTGGGACCATCCGGCTGTGGTAAATCAACCACCTTGTTTGCGATTGCCGGCTTGCAGGAATTAACGGAAGGAAAGATCTATTTTGGCGACGACGATGTTACCAATCAAGATACACAGGAAAGAGGCATCGGTTTAGTATTTCAAAACTATGCCTTATATCCGCACATGACGGTAGCGGGTAATATTTCTTTCCCTTTGAAAAACGCCAAATGGAGTAAGGAAGCAATTGAAGCACGGGTGAATGAAGTAGCGAAAGTCGTGCAGATCGGTGAACTGCTGGACCGCAAACCGGCTCAGCTTTCCGGTGGTCAGCAGCAGCGGGTAGCCATCGCCCGCGCTCTGGCTAAAAATCCAAAGATTTTATTGCTGGACGAGCCCTTATCGAATCTGGATGCGAAACTGCGGCACAGCACGCGCGAAGAAATCAAACGAATTCAAAAAGCAACCGGGATTACAACTATTTTTGTGACTCATGATCAGGAAGAGGCGATGACGATTTCCGATGAAATTGTGATCATGGAGGCGGGTTCTTTCCGTCAGCAAGGACAGCCGCAGGATGTCTATGAGAAACCTTCCAACATCTTTGTGGCAGGTTTTATCGGTTCGCCAACCATGAATTTCTTTGAAGGGCGTTTTGAAAATAACGGGGTCTGGGTCGATCAGTATCGGATAGCCAGTCATTCCGGTCAGTCTGGTAAGGTGGCTGTCGGCGTCCGGGCAGAGTCGATTCGTCTGGCCGAACAAGGTCTCAAAGGTCATGTCACCAATGTCGAATTATTGGGCAGAGAACGCATGTGCCGGGTAGAACTGGAAAATGGCGTGGCAGTGGCTATGGTCACCAGTATTGATACGATC